GAACTCTGGGACCACCTTCCTGCCAAACAGCTTCTCATAGTTCCTGTTCACACAGTGAAGCAGGTCACCCGAGTAGCTGCGGAAAGCAGATGGTCCAGCCGACAGGGCAGCACTACCACGGTCCTGGTTCCACCTATGGAGTCCTTCAAGCAAGTAAACCTGAAAATTCAGGCTGTTGGCACTGGTTCCTagaagtaaataagtaagtaagtaggtaagtaagtaagtaagtaacaTTTTGTTTAAACAGCACTTCTTAAAACACTTggtaataaaatacattaatgaCTATTACAATTTGTGCTATTGCTGGACTAAATAACACATTaacaaacatactgtatattacaGACACAAACCTGGGATGAAGCGGTTGAGGTGCAAATGAAAGGACTCCAAAGATGTAGAGCCCCTGGCGCACCTGAATGTGGGCAACCGCACACCTCCCTTAGTGAGCTCCCCTGTTTTTGTGTAGAGAGACACACCTGGCGGGTCCTGGATGCATTTGATGTGCTTGCTTTGGACATGCCAGATGTGCTCCATCCTGTCCATGTCAAACAGGGGAACTCCAAGAGAGTCGTTGCCACTGGTCCCCGTCAgcccctgcagcagctcctccagcaTCTGGGTGGTGGCCTCTTCACCCCGGGTTCTCCTCCGACAATGGAGGGCCAGCTCCCCCCTGGACAGATGCCTGTTGATGTCCTGATCTGTGACTGCCATGCCCTGGGACtgaagctgctgtttttttgcTTCGCGCAACAGAGCTAAATCAGCTGCATCCCACTCAAATATGCACGCTGACAGGCGTGACATAAAGACCGGGTACAACTGATGAGCATCTGTTGCGCATCCCAGGGCAATTCTGCGCATGAAGTGCCAGATATCGAGCCTGACGATGAGGTCAGGCCACCCACCGAATCTGGCCTCCAGCTTGGTCTCCCCAGCGTTGGAGCAGCAGCCACAGTCCACATACAGGGCAACAGGGGGATGGACACCAGCTTTCTGGTAACGCTGTACCAGGTCTGCTGCCATCATGTCCAGGCCAGCTCCCTCCTGAGCGGTCAGCACGCTGATCAGAATCTGACCATGCTCATTCCCCACGGAGGTGAGCCAGAGAGCTGTCCCTTTAGCCGTGCCGGCAAGCTTCTTGGTGatctgaaggaaaaaaaagaagtaaaaaagtGATTATTTTCATGAATATTAATTTACTGTGAGTAGTTAATAATATCAGTTTCTGTATTAAAGAATGTGAAAACAATTTAAACCTTTTTGGTCGAGTCCATCTTTAAAATTGTGCCAAAGGTGGATGTTATCCTGGCCTTGATGTCCTCGAGCCTTGTCAAGATGTCCTGGCTGTAGACAGACAGGAGCCACTTGCAGCTTGGCACCACAGAAGGCTCAGGGGGCTCAGGGAAAGTCATGGGCAGCAGTCCGGGGCGCTGCTGAAAGTCCACACACTCTGTGGTGTACCTGGCAACCCGATGCAGCCACTCCTCAGAGTGGTTTTCCATCAGCTGCTTAACAACCCGTGTTGGACTGTTACCCAGACCTCTCTCCCGCAGGAAGCGGATCACCCGGATGTCACAGGCATATCTAAGTCAAAGACAGGTGTATCAGTGGAATTGTTTTACATAATTCTGTTGACAAGGCAAGAGAGAAAAGATTTAATACTTACTTCTGGGTCAGGATCACCCGGAATTCAGACCTGTGAGCCAAGTCCAGCTGCCTGAGGACAGTTTGGCTCCAAGACACGTGGGTGGCTCTACATTTGGTGCAGGTCAGTGTCTCTGTCACCATATTGTAGGTCCTGTCCACGCCAAGGACCCGCCGTGCCCTCTTATGCAGCCCTGCTCCTGTGAGTTGGTGCTGTTGACAGGCTGCATTAGGACAGACCACTTTCACCTTCCACAACTTGTATGGCATCCATACAAACAGTGGATGGGCAAAGAAGCGGTCTGGTGCTGGAGCCTGGTTGTACAGGTGACTCGGCTGAGGTGGAAAGTGCCACAGCTTCAGATGGTCCTGAAGCTGCAGTCTCCCTTTTGGCCCCGTCCTCAGGATAGATTTTTCAATCCATTTGTGGTCTTCGGGCGGCAAACCTTCTGACCACAAACGGGGCAGGGGGGAGGTTGAAGCTGGTGCTTCTGTCCTAGTGTCAGCAgcagactttaaaataaaaaaagcagaatataGTTTATATTGGTTTAAGAGACTCCTGAGCTTTGGCACACTatgatgtaaaaatgttaaattacttaCAGACACAgtggcaaccacagctgctggaCTGGGGACAGGTGCTGGACTGGGGACAGGTGCTGGACTGGGGACAGGTGCTGGCGCCTGGCTCTCTGCTTGAGAAGTTGAAGCCttgagacacacagcaggagttATATTCAGATTAGTAAAAACTACAAGCAATTCACCACAGCATTAAATCTGTGAAATTATACAAGCACTCCATATAAAAAACTATAATGATATTGTTactgctttaaaatgtaatttccgCTCAAGTGGATTTAAAGGTTTTTAATATCTTTATAAAAAGTTTGTATAATAACACCTTTACAACAGTAAGTATAATCTTTATTACTCACTGAGACAGGAGTGCTGGAAGGAGCACTGGTACTTTCCTCAGCAGGGTCTGTGACTGTGATTTGGGTCTGTAAAGCATTCAGTATTAGTTACTTACCACAATTATGTCTCAAGCTTAAACGTTGCATAAAATCTTTATTTACCTTGGTTACTCTTCTGGCTTTGCTAAGATTTGGTTTTGCAGCAGCAACATGCGCTCCACCAAATCTTGGCTTAGTAAACTGAAAGACAACAAAGCAGAGGGCTTTGTCAGGGCTAAGTTGAGGACTTTATAGTCAAACTAACGTCCAATATACATAAAGGTAAATATTGTGGTCATAGCAGGGGTCAGTTTATGCATTGTATTAATTGTCTGATTACCATTGCCAAACTCAAAATGGGTCGTGTCTTTTGGCCCTCAGGTCTCAGTCCTGGTACTACTGGAGCACTCTGGGCTGTACTGGATGGTGGAGCCTGTTGAACAGCTACGGAACCCACCAGAGGACCAGCTGCTACCCTCTGGACAGGGTCCCCTGCTGCTGCAGTCTGTTGCCCCACAGGGCCTTGGACTTGACCCACAGCTGCAGCTGGTTGCCCTCCAGTCCGCGGAGCAACACTTGGTGTGGATGGCTGTTATTCCAAGACAGAGTAGACACaagctgtgtctcaattcaggggctgcatcctTCGGAGGACGCAGCCTACGCGGTCTTCGGAGGTGAGTCCTTCGGAGGCACGTTCGAGGGCCACATTAACCGTTGTGAAATGAGACGGTCTGGCCTTCGGAGGATTTCCGGGTTGCGTCACCAATTGTTCGCGCCCTCACCTTTACGTCAAGGTTTCTGCTGTCCGTAGATGCTACATTAAGTCAGTGCTAAAAGCTGACAGGAGATTTGAAAATATGACtatgtgatgtgaatgttgtcatacaccttttcagaagtgttctgttgattttctctttgccagctctgaaaaaaaaaaacatcttaaaaaacataGTAGCTTCAATATCATCATCCATGTCTGTATacactttgtattttattttcaggttttcCCATTTGTTTTGGCCTGCTGGCCAAGAcacatgttgttaaataaacacacatatgcgtgtaaatactgtatatatacatatattgtgtacatatatatatatatatatatatatatatatatatatatacacacaccattCAGTATGTTCTCAGAactatgacattttaaaattctgCCTGAGAGGCTGTTCATATTCAATcatcctaaaaataaaaacttgtatgtccagcaaatttggtGAAATctgaactgatgtatgaagtaactgttaattaccataccttaactaatgatgtattaaacacgttgtcattacatgaagtcagacaggatcattagttcatggtgaacaacaggagttacttattaattcatacagaagttcatcatgagtcatgcattacttcaacatgacttCAGCATTATTTCACTAAGAAAACTGATCCATTATTATAAAGTGTTTCCATAATTATTGACTAACCTCCATCTAACAGTGGCTGAATGTTTTACACCCGTAATGATCGTTCTGATCCCTCAGGTTTATGAATCTCTCAGTTTGATCCTTGCTccctaaaaacaaaagaaatgtaaagcacGTTTTGTCATGTCAACAGACACAAGGATTCTTATATGgccaaataacaataataataaaaattgtaATAATCCTGAAGTCAGCTCAGTATTCAATGCAAACCTTTACCTACAGTTTAACAGTCTGGAAATAACGCAGGGCTCACACCCTCATCTAAAGTTGGTCATCTTAGTCCATTTATATGTAATATGAAGTATAACAGTCTAGTCCCGTGGCTACATGTAAGCATTACTAACGTCACgtattttaacagaaacattaaagtGTTAAGGTCCCTTGAAGCTTCACATATCTGGCGTTGGATGTTCAAAAGAGTAAAATCCAAatacttacatttaaaagtgaattccactcagtctctctcttCCCCGCTAGGTGCCGCCATATTGGATAGTAATGTTCATGAATGAGCAGCGCGCAAAGGATCTTGGGATATATGAGGCCGCGAAGGATAGTAGCGATGTGTCCTTCTAGAACAGGGAAAAGAAGGCCGCATTTGTGGGCTGCATCCGGGTGTTTTTGAAGGAGCCTTCCAAATGGGACAGCCTTCGCGCAGCGTTGTGACGTAATCGGCCTTCAAAATGCAGCCTCAGGAGGATGCAGaccctgaattgagacacagcttCTGAGTTCAGTGAGAGGATCatcctcaggtgtgtgtgtgtgtgtgtgtgtgtgtgtgtgtgtctgtgtgattggTTCTGATTGGAACCAGGTGTGAGAAGCTTATATTAACCCTGGGCTCCTGtgcactgtgctgactcattagctCACCTTCAGAGGTCCTGCACTCTCTGCCCAAAGCTAGAAGGCAGAATAACACCATCTCTCAGACGTTGTAGATTATTGTGTCGGGCCACATGTGCTGTCATCAACCTCTTTTATCAGACTCTTCAGACCTGATGAAGTGTCAGAGGCTGAGGTGGCTGTGTCAAccttttactgcatgtcttaTGTTTAAGAACCTCATGAACATGTTGGCTCACTCTCAGAGAGTCTGTTATggtgtgttcacaccaaacacaaataaatggaGAGACAGGAATAGACGCGAGTAGTGGTCTGGCAGCACAAATCACAGAAATTGAGCAATTGGTGTTAGTCGCACGAATGACATGAATTCATTACAATGTCATGtgaattataattattttattttagtctcattttgatagtttgatggttttcacctggatgggcaggtaagataggaggggcggacacagggagaggtgaatgttgttgtttttttcaccagAAGACGTTAGAGCACGAGGACACTACAGACTGTTTAATGAGGATCTATCTTGTTTAATAAGACTTCAGAGAATCTGAAGTTTTTActggacatttaaaatgtgtctgatcctgTACGATCCGCTCTCCTCCAGCGCTGTGGccggtttgattttcagtttctattttagtaaattgacgaggtctgactgccactgcagtgagattcTAATGACATCCAGCCGGTGTGTGTGgagattaatttatgaatgaagtcacaGCGCTGTGTGACGTGCGTAATTGCGCGCCGCGCTTCAGTTGATGAGGGGACGcgctcagagattctgctgcactgggatcactgctggtgtccaataaactaacaataaatcaaacaacttaATAACTTTGGTTTAGTTATTTTAGTCTCTAATATTACCGTTAcactaacacagtaaagtgatgaacGGTCTCAGTAACTTTAACATCTCTCTCACTTCTCTGGGTTCATCctgtacagatgtctgttaaagtttgagctggtctctttccttgatgggtctcttaaatctccaacatgtctctctgctctcgctgcatttactgtgaaatctttgaaagtaaaatgcacggctggtagcgtcttttaatcctggcagacgtCACGTGAACATGCAGGCGAACACTAATGCCAACCCTCGCTCTGAacggaatacattttatgaaacatacaaaatctaacatgaacattaaaacagtctggatcaatatataagcccgagtcctcctctctatcatccggGTCCTTTTGCAGTCGATGCTCGAGTCCGACCccaagtccgagtcatcagcgctcgagtccaagtccaagtcacgagtcatcagtgctctagtccaagtcaagtcatgagtcatcagtgctcgagtccgagtcaagtccgagtcatcagtgctctagtccaagtcaagtcatgagtcatcagtgctctagtccaagtcaagtccgagtcatcagtgctctagtccaagtccaagtcacgagtcatcagtgctctaGTCCGAGTCAAGTCAAGAGTCATCAGTGCTCTAGTCcgagtcaagtcacgagtcatcagtgctctagtccaagtccaagtcacgagtcctgcaaaacgtgactcgactcggactcgagtccgagtcctggactcgagtactacaacactggtcCAAACAGACCGTTTAATAAAGGTCTGGtggattttctctctctctctctctctctctctctctctctctgtctctgtgagtgAGTACAGGGGGAAGctgatctcagagaggcagtgATGAATGGAGACTGAAGCTGTACCCTCTGACTCTTAAAAAATCAGACTCATGTGTGCTGATATCCTGAGCCCCACGCTGGTTCCCCTGCTGGGAACAcctgctgtctctgctctgtgaacaaaaacacatgGTCCAGATCTACAGGAAGCATGAAGAACAGCATCATGTCCTCACCTGTGCAGTCTGACATCAGACGCTGGCAGAATCAAAGGAGCACAAGGCGCTACCTTGACCAATGCTATAGAGGCTAACAGTGATCATTCAATAAACAGATGAACAGAAGCTGTCTTTATCAAGTCTTCCTGTGTTCATTTGTTAATCCATCTGTTCTCTTTGTTTAAAGCCATCAagacccccccccaaaaaaaactcACTTTCACACTGTTCAATCTCACAACACTCCGAGCCGTAGCATCTCATTGTCTGCTGCTACCACGCCTCACTCTCCTCCAAAGGGccgtgtttttatttatcttttattatcaaaaataacatttcaacATATAGTCACTcaacaatattaataatcttacttacattaacaaacagaaaaacatttcacataCAACCCCGGACAAAAACcccctgaaaaataaaaagaagctcTACTTCTAACAGATCCTACAAAGAGAGTAAAGCAAACCCTGAACCACCCTCCTATACAACAAGTCACCCttcaaaacatcaaatcaaTAACACTAATACAAACTCCCCTTATTTCCCATTTTAtctgaaaatataaatacactGAACTAAAATCTAAACTTAACACTTTAGTTTCTGCTCCCAtgtttcatgagctgaactcaaagatctcaGACTTTTTCTACGTACACTGAAGGactatttctctcaaatattcTTCActaatgtgtctaaatctgtgttagtgagcacttctcctcTGCCCAGAgaatccatccacctcacaggtgtggcatatcaagatgctgattagacagcatgatGAGTGCACAGGTGAGCCTTAGGCTGGCCTCAATAAAAGGACactaaggctgtttctgaaactgcCTGCTACTAGTGATGGCgagatgaagcctcatgaggcatggaaccacttgagccaattggttcgagaaagggttcattactcgaagcttcatgtgcacacgaCACCACCTACTGGCCAAGCGTATAATCACAGGCAGCTGGATCTTAACCACatgtgtgatgcattgaatttgtgtgtctgttatgggaattactatgaattacaaaaaatgtatgaccaaatAATTCATCTACATAAATgatcatatatgtgtatgataaaatatattttgaatgtATGCTGTGTGTAAATGTACCACAAATGGTAgtatcatatgatatggcaggttgtgtaataatgtttttctgtcactttagtcAGAGGATAGTGAAAGTGCTTGTGGAACTAGGAAGAAGGCACTGAATATGCTTGTGTAACTTGGACAATGATGTACAGGGGAGATTTTATTCATTGTTATTTAGAAATAACATTTTCTCAACAGTTTGGGGTTTTAACCTGTTCCTTTTTTTGGACACAACTTCTCCTGCCTTGGAAAATACCCTTTCACAGGGTACGGATGATGCTGGTGTGCACAAAAATGAATGAGCAAGACTATATCAATTTGGGTACAACATTTTTTGCCTCTCCCAGTATTCAAGAGGGTTTTCCATCCTGCTTATATTGGGCTCTGCAAGGTAGCGCTGAACCTCCACAGTGGCATCTGCTGTGACATTTTGAGAACTTCTTGCCTCCATGACACTGGCGTCCAAACGATGCCACAGTTTGCTACCTAAGAGGAAACCACAGATCATGTTAGTAAGTGTTCTAATATGAATAATTGatctcaaaatgtcaaataataGATTACCTCCAGTGACATCATGAGAGGTAGAAGCCTGGGgggtttcctctctgctgtgtacCGAGCGTCTAATGATGGCACACTCAGAGGTTAGACGTTTTATTGCTTCAGCAGCTTTTGTCTGACTGAAGAATCCTATGACCTTAAATCGGGGGTCCAGGAGTGTTGCAAGGGACATGATGCTCATCGACTGCAAAGTGTAAAGCCTCTCCCGGAGTAGCCTGATGAGCTGCTCTCCCATCTGGACTACCACTGCAGGTGCTGGCTTTATCACCTCCTCCTGAAGCATTTGCTCCAACATTTTCAAGAGGGGTACGATTTTGGAGGCAGACACGTTTTCTTCTGCTGACAACTCTACAGTGGCATCATAAAAGGGAGACAGCAAAGCCAGACACCCTGTAACAATGTTAAATTCATCTGATGTGAAAAAGGCCAGGTCATGTTGTAGCCCAGCTAACGCTGCTCCTACTGGCTCCCTCAGCTCCACCAAACGTTGCAGCATCAAATAAGTGCTGTTCCACCTGGTCTCCACTTCTTGCATCAGCTTCTTTTGTTCCATCCCCAGATGGAACTGCACTTGTGTAAGCTTCTCCTTTAAAGATACAGATGAGAAGGCCATGAAATCACTGCAGTaggaacacagacacactaTTAGCGTTATTATAAATTGTAATAAAGGGGAGGAGCATACCTTAGCAGTGGTGCTGCTTCTAAAGTAGCCAACCAGCTTCCTTGCTTTGGCCCGAATGCCAGAGACCACAGGGTGCTGGTCAAGCGCCTTCTTCCCCACCagattcagtgtgtgtgctaTGCAAATATGGTGCCGAAGCTTCAGCTCTTTCACACACGCAACCATATTGGGAGCACCGTCAGCGACCATACATGTCACCTTATTAGAAATTCCCCATTCCTCCATCATGGAGGCTTTCACACGAGCTATATTTTCAGCAGTGTGCGATTGGGGGAATGCCTGCACTCCCAACAGCACTGAATCCAGCCTGGTGTTCTCTCCCACAAAATGACATGTCACAGCCAGGTAGGCATCCATGTGGATGGATGTCCACATGTCTGATGTAAGGCTAACAGCAGCCGCCTTTTCCACTTTAGCCTTAGCCTTCTCCTTAGCTGACTCATACTTGGCCTCCACCATGGCCTTCAGAGcctaaaagaaaacatataCAGTGCTGAATTGTGAGACATACAATAAAGTACTCATTTGTTTCATGCATGCACCCATACATACCTGCCTTGTAGGGAGAATATAATTGGGATCCAGTTTGGACACAAATGTCCGAAATCCAACGTCATCCACAACACTGAAGGGCTGTGTGTCCTTCACTATCATGGAGACGAGGGCTTCATCCAGCTCTGGTTTTCTGGTGGCTGGTTAAAAGAGAATAAATACAGTGTCTGTTACCTGTCTTTTTTTGCACAATAAACAAAAGTCAACATGGAAAAATTGTGATAGTGCGTTTGTAATATTGTAATGACTTACCTTGGCTGGGTAAAGCTCTAGTTTCCTCCTTATTCTCATGCAAGGCACGGTAATGCCTTAGCATGGATGAGGTGTTGTTATTGTACCCCAACTCCTTGGAACACAATAAACACCTCACCTTTGAATTAAATaagaaacagtgaaaaataCAGTTCTTAAAAGCAAACCTAATACACCTGAAATAATGTTAGATTTAGCTTACCTTATTAGGAGTAATCAAATCAAAGTCAGCTAGTAGTCTTAGCTTAAAGAAGCTTGTTTTAACAATAGAGCTTATCTGCCTGTCTAAGACAAGCATTGTAAGTTATTGATATTATCAAACGGTAATAGTTACAGATTTATGGGTTAAGTTAGTATTCAACATGTACTTATATTGATTTGACTATATTTActaatacatatttatataaattgCATGATTTCACTCTCTGAATTACCTTGTAGTCTTCAGCAAttatgtttttgtcatttacaACATCAAAGGCCCCCTTCTGTTTGAAAAGCATGTGTAGATTTTTGTAGTGCTTCTCAACATTTTCCTCACTGCAAGGACCACAAAAAACTACAACTGCACTTTTAAAGGACATCATCCATCTCTTTTAGACTGGAGCAACACGCAAGGAGTCCAAATGTATGCATCCCCAGCTTGTAGTGTTTTGGTATTCTGGAAAGAAAGCaatcacaaacacagttattttagttgttgttcttttttcattttgattataAGTTGAATTTCTGAaagacatataaaaaaaaacaatcatactttaaaaaataaaacatactgcTCTTTGCACAGATCCTTTGCGTTCTTCATAACGTGACTGAGACATCTGTGCAGAATTGGGAGGTCAAATTTGGAGTTGGGATGCTGTCCTGTGATAAGACATAAATACTTCTGCAAGAGATCTTCAAGACTTGCTCTGCAGAAGGTTATTGAAATGGACCGCATTAGCACGATGGAGCCATCACATATGATCATCACAGGCCTTCTGTTGGCCCGGCTCCCATACATTCTGATGAGGTCTGTTTGAAATGCTTGAAGGAAGTAAGTTATAGATGCTGTGGTGTGATCAAGTGGGATATATGTTGCAACAGCAAGTGTTGAGGCTCCTTTTATTGAATTTCTGACAACCAGCCCATACACACAGTATGACTTGCTGCTTGCACTTTCTCACTGAACTAAACTGCCTGTGGCATCCAAATAAACAATGTTCCCCTTGGATCTgtctaaaaacacagacactgttTTTTGGACCACAGCATTATCCCTTTTGGCTCCATCAACACCTTTTGTAGAACCTCATCTTTTCCAGTTTGCTCCTTCAGCATCTCTTGAAGGCTTGTTAATTC
Above is a genomic segment from Notolabrus celidotus isolate fNotCel1 chromosome 21, fNotCel1.pri, whole genome shotgun sequence containing:
- the LOC117804846 gene encoding zinc finger BED domain-containing protein 1-like, with the translated sequence MVEAKYESAKEKAKAKVEKAAAVSLTSDMWTSIHMDAYLAVTCHFVGENTRLDSVLLGVQAFPQSHTAENIARVKASMMEEWGISNKVTCMVADGAPNMVACVKELKLRHHICIAHTLNLVGKKALDQHPVVSGIRAKARKLVGYFRSSTTAKEKLTQVQFHLGMEQKKLMQEVETRWNSTYLMLQRLVELREPVGAALAGLQHDLAFFTSDEFNIVTGCLALLSPFYDATVELSAEENVSASKIVPLLKMLEQMLQEEVIKPAPAVVVQMGEQLIRLLRERLYTLQSMSIMSLATLLDPRFKVIGFFSQTKAAEAIKRLTSECAIIRRSVHSREETPQASTSHDVTGGSKLWHRLDASVMEARSSQNVTADATVEVQRYLAEPNISRMENPLEYWERQKMLYPN